The Rhodococcus sp. B50 DNA window TGATGGATCGCCTCGGCGGTGTCGGCGCCGGCATCGCGATCGCTCTCGAGAACTTCTTTCCGCCGCTTCCCAGCGAGGTCATCCTGCCGCTCGCCGGGTTCGCGGCGAGCCTGGGAAGTTTCACCCTCTTCGGTGCGCTGTTCTGGACGACCCTCGGTTCCGTGGTCGGCGCTCTCGGTCTGTATTCGCTCGGCCGTTGGGTGGGTGAGGACCGGATCCGCGCGGTCGTGCGAAAGCTGCCGCTCGTCGACGTCGAGGACCTCGACCGTTCGACGGCCTGGTTCGAGCGGCACGGACGCAAAGCCGTCTTCTTCGGCCGGATGGTGCCCGTCTTCCGGAGTCTCATCTCCATACCCGCCGGTGTCACGCGGATGCCGATCTGGCAGTTCCTCGCCTTCACCACCGCGGGCAGCCTCATCTGGAACTCGATCTTCGTGCTGGCCGGTTATCAGCTCGGCGAGAACTGGAGCGCCGTCGAACCGTATGCCTCGGTGCTGCAGTACGTGGTGATCACCGTCGTCGTTGCGGTGATCGGCTACGGGCTCGTCCGGCGCATCCGCTCGCGGTCGAAGGACACCGCTTCGGACAACCGAAACTGATGGTCAGCCCCACACGGTGATCGCCGTGCACGCACCCGCCACGACCAGCACGGTGACAACGTCCCCGAGCCGCAGTCGCAGCGGCCGGCGGGTCGCCGATCGAGGACCCCGCACCGACAGCGCATCGCCGAGATCGCGGACCTGCCGCATCGACACCGACACCACCGCGCCGACGGAGTCGGCCACCTCCTGCCACCATCCCGCCGGATCGCGGATGCCGGGCCGGCCGCGGACCTTGCGCGCAGCGAACAGCACCCGCATCTCGGCGCGGACGGTCGGCAGCATCCGCAGTGCCAGCGCGCACACCGTCACCCATTCGTCGACGGGTAGCCGTAACAGTCGCAGCGGGGCGAACAACACGGGTAGGGCGTCGACAAGGTCGGACAGTCGCGTCGTCCACCCCACCAGCGACGCGAGGACCAGCAGACCCACGCCGAGCAGGATCGTCCGGACGTAGGCGGTGAGCCCGCCGCCCGCGGCGTTGAGGACCAGACCGATGGCGAGGACCGCGAACACCCACCACGGAATCGTCGGAACCACCCCGCGGGGGATCCGCGCGACGAGCACGCCGACCACCAGCACGCTGAGCAGGATGCCGAGTCCGGTCCAACTCGGAGCGAAGCTCACCGCCACCGACAGCGCCGCTGCCGACAGGACCTTCGTGCCGGCCCACACCCGGTGCAGGGGTGTCTCCCGCGGCACCGGCCGCAGGAGGATGATCGGGCGCCGCTGCCGCGTACGTGTGCGACTCATGCGATCACCGCTCCCGTCTGCTCCACGATGCGTCCGTCCTCGAGTACCACGGTGCGTGAACACACCTCTTCCATTCCGTGCAGGTCGTGGGAGATGACGACGACGGTGACGTGCTCGACCGCGCGTAGATGAGCGAGGATCGACACGACCTCGCGGCGGCCCCGCAGGTCCAGGCCGGCCAGCGGTTCGTCGAGCACGAGCACCCGCGGTGTGCGGGCGAGTTGGGCCGCGATCGCGACCCGCCGCATCTCCCCTCCGCTGAGGCGGTCGATCGGCCGGTCGATCAGTTCGGGACGCAGACCCACCCGGTGCAGGACGGCGGTGACGTAGCCGCGGTCGGTGTGCGGAAGCCCGGCCACCTCGGATATCTCCTGGGCGACGGTCGGTCGTTGCAATTGCAGCCGTGCCTGCTGGAAGACCATGCCCACTTCTCCGTGCAGATCTGCCGTCGGGGTGTCGTGCAGTACGGCCGTTCCGCGCGTGGGACGGGTCAGGCCGGCGACGATCCACGCGAGCGTGGACTTTCCCGAACCGTTCTCCCCGACCACCAGCACCCCTTCGCCGCGGCAGATCGTCAGCGAGACGTCGCGCAACGCGGTGTGCGCCCACGGTGTGCCGGCCGCGTAGGTGTGCGTGACGTCGCGCAGTTCGAGGATCGGCTGCGGGAAGGACGGGACGGTAGCAGGCACCGGCGCCGGGGGTGGCGGCGCCGCGACCCGCGGGACGATCCGGCCGTCGGCGATGTGCACGATCCGGTCGGCGGCGCGGGCCTCGTCGTCGAGGTGGGTGACGAGCACGACCGCGGTGCCGTCCCGAGCGACGTCGGCGAGCAGGCGGATCAGCTCCGCGCGGCTGTCGGCGTCGACCATCGCGGTGATCTCGTCGGCGATGAGCAGTGCGGGTCGGCGGGCGAGTGCGCCCGCGAGCGCCAGTCGCTGCAGTTGCCCACCCGACAGATCCTCCGTGGCACGGTCCGCCATCCCGGCCAGGCCGACCCGCGCGAGCAGATCGTCGACGTCGACGTCCGCTATTCCCCACTGCAGGTCCTCGACGACGGTGCGGCCGAGCACCTGGCTCTCGGGATGCTGCAGGATCATGGCCGTGCCACCGGGGCGTCCCGGACCGACGGATCCGGGACGGTCGATCAGCCCGACGGTCGGCTCGAGTCCCGCGAGCAACCGCACGAGCGTCGACTTGCCCGAGCCGTTGGCGCCGACGATCGCGACGAACTCCCCCGGTCCGATCGTGAGGTCGATGTCCGACAGGGCGTCGCGGTCGGTGCCCGGATACCGGTAACCGACCAGGCGTAGCGCGACGGGCAGCGGAGCCGGGTCGGCGGTCGGATCCTGCTCGGGCCAGTCGACCGACCGGGTCGCCCACGTGCTGCGCAGCGCCACCACACGGAAGATCCCGAAGCACAGCAGTGCGGTTCCCACGGTTCCGACGAGCACTGCACCGCCGATCCACACCCACCACAGCCGCACCATGATCTCGAGTGTTCGTTCCCAGGTGTCGACGAACTGCTCACCCGCACCTGCGGCTTCGAACGCACGGAGCGTGCCGCGCATCGAGGCTTCCAGTGCCTCGAGCAGCAGGATCCGGGTCCGGTCGAACAACAACAGCAGACCGCAGGCGACCGCCGCGAGCAGCAGGCCGGCCGGGACGGATCCGGCCAGCACCGCGAGGACGGCGGCGTTGCCCCACCGCCGGTGGGCAAAGCCGACAAGAGTCCCGATCCCGGAGAGGACGACGACCGAGGCGACGGCGAAAGGACCTCCGGCCACGAGCGCCACGACACCCGCGGCGACCGTCGCGGCGACAATCGCTCGGAATCGGCCGGTGGCGGCAAGGAACGCGACGGGGAGCGCCACGAGCACCTGGGCGACACCGACGGGTATCAGCCCGGTGACGACCGACAGCACAGCCGTCAACGTCCCGAAGACCGCCGCTGCGGCGGCCTCCGGTGGTCGAAGAGGTCCCCGAGTCCTGGTCACCGATCGCACCGGCCCCAGTGTGCCAGCCGCTAGCGCGACTGCCGGTTCTCCGGTGGCGTCATCTCCACCCGGACTCCGACGAGGCGGACCGCGCGGTCGTGATCGAAGCGGTCGAGCAGTCCGACGGCCGCATCGGTGACGGCTGTGAGATCCGTGGTGGGCGAAGGTAGGGCGACGCTCGCGGTGTGGGTGACGAACGGCGCGTAGCGGATCTTCAGCGCGACCCGCACGCCCGCTCGTCCCTCACCGCGGACGTCGTCGACCGCCCGCGCCGCGAGATCGCGCACGCACTCGGCGACTGCACTCCAGTCGCCGACGTTGTGCTGGAAGGTCGTCTCCCTGCTGCGCGACCGAGCAACCCACGGCTCCGCCGACACCTCCGTCGAGCCGGCACCGGCGCCGAGTCCGACGAGCCACGGACCGGTCTTGGGTCCGAACCGCGCCGCCATTGCGTCGACGGGAGCCCGGGCGAGTTCGCGGACCGTGCGGATGCCCATGTCGTCGAGTTTCTTCACCGTGCGCGAACCGATGCCCCACAACGAATCGGGCGAGCGTTCGCCCATCACCGCGAACCAGTTGTCGCGCGTCAGCCGGAAGACACCGCGAGGCTTCCCGAAGCTCGTCGCGATCTTCGCGCGCAGCACGTTGTCGCCGACCCCGACGGAGCAGTGCAGACCGGTCGCATCGAGCACGGCGGACTGCACCCGGCGTGCGAATGCCTCCGGATCGTCGGTCTTCACTCCGAGGAATGCTTCGTCCCAGCCGAGCACGTCGACGACCACGCCGAACCCACGGAGTGTGTCCATCACGACCTGCGACACCTCGTTGTAGGTGTCGGCATCGACGGGCAGGAAGACTGCGTCGGGGATCTTGCGTGCCGCGACCCGCAGCGGCATCCCCGACCCCACCCCGTGTGCCCTCGCTTCGTACGACGCGGTGGAGACGACTCCGCGCTCGGTGGGGTCACCCCGACCGCCGACCACCACCGGTCGGCCCGCCAACTCCGGGTTGCGCAACACCTCGACCGCTGCGATGAACTGGTCGAGGTCGACGTGGAGGACCCACTGGTCGATGCCGGGCGTGCCCATGCCGACAACCGTAGGACGCGTGGCGACCGCATGTTCGAGAATTCCGGTGGCTCTCGGGTTCGCGCGCCGAACCGGGGTTCACCCCTGCTGCAGCGGGGGCGAACCCCGTTCCGTGTAGCGAGGATCCGATTCAGTTCTGCGCCGCAGGCAGCATGTGCCCCATCCGCCGCCGCTTCGTCTCGAGATACCGCACGTTCGCCGGTGCGACGCCGACGTGCAGCGGCTCCCGCCCTGCGACGACGATGCCGTTGTCCTCGAGTCCCGCGATCTTGGCGGGGTTGTTGGTGAGCAGCCGCACCGAGCCGATGCCGAGATCGTGGAGTATCGCCGCGGCACCGCCGTATTCGCGTCCGTCGGCCGGTTCGTCGAGTTCGAGGTTGGCCGCGACCGTGTCGAAGCCGCCGTCCTGCAGGCGGTATGCCGCGAGCTTCTTGAGCAGGCCGATCCCCCGGCCCTCGTGTCCGCGCAGGTAGACGAGCACCCCGCCTTCCTGGGCGATCCGTTCCAGCGCGGTGTCGAGCTGGGGACCGCACTCGCAGCGTTGCGACGCGAACGACTCGCCCGTCAGGCACTCCGAATGCACCCGCACCAACGGCGCGTCGCCCACGGGGCCTGCGATCAGTGCCATGTGATCGGCGCCGGTGTGGCGGTCGAGATAGCCCACAGCCCGGAAAGTTCCGAAGCGGGTCGGCATCGATGCCTCGTCGGCCCTCACGACCCGTCCGGCCGGCACCACCGGTGCCGGAAACGGATGCGCCGCGCGGTAGCGGATCAACTCCTCGATCGTGAGCACGGGCAGGTCGTAGCGGGCACCGAGCTCCTCGATCTCCGGCATGCGCATCATCGATCCGTCGTCGGAGACAAGTTCGGCGATCACACCCACCTGGGGCAGACCCGCGAGTGCACACAGGTCGACGGCGGCTTCGGTGTGGCCGGGACGTTCGAGGACTCCGCCCGGGCGCGCCCGTAACG harbors:
- a CDS encoding DedA family protein, with the protein product MSVADSQSAPTDGLAGWALELMDRLGGVGAGIAIALENFFPPLPSEVILPLAGFAASLGSFTLFGALFWTTLGSVVGALGLYSLGRWVGEDRIRAVVRKLPLVDVEDLDRSTAWFERHGRKAVFFGRMVPVFRSLISIPAGVTRMPIWQFLAFTTAGSLIWNSIFVLAGYQLGENWSAVEPYASVLQYVVITVVVAVIGYGLVRRIRSRSKDTASDNRN
- the ribB gene encoding 3,4-dihydroxy-2-butanone-4-phosphate synthase; its protein translation is MSRIEAALDALRAGKPVLVSDAADRENEGDVILAAHQATPEWIAWTVRHTSGLLCAPMTGARADALDLPAMVADNQDPKQTAYTVTVDAARGVTTGISAADRATTLRVLADPTATSRDLIRPGHILPLRARPGGVLERPGHTEAAVDLCALAGLPQVGVIAELVSDDGSMMRMPEIEELGARYDLPVLTIEELIRYRAAHPFPAPVVPAGRVVRADEASMPTRFGTFRAVGYLDRHTGADHMALIAGPVGDAPLVRVHSECLTGESFASQRCECGPQLDTALERIAQEGGVLVYLRGHEGRGIGLLKKLAAYRLQDGGFDTVAANLELDEPADGREYGGAAAILHDLGIGSVRLLTNNPAKIAGLEDNGIVVAGREPLHVGVAPANVRYLETKRRRMGHMLPAAQN
- a CDS encoding DNA polymerase IV, translated to MGTPGIDQWVLHVDLDQFIAAVEVLRNPELAGRPVVVGGRGDPTERGVVSTASYEARAHGVGSGMPLRVAARKIPDAVFLPVDADTYNEVSQVVMDTLRGFGVVVDVLGWDEAFLGVKTDDPEAFARRVQSAVLDATGLHCSVGVGDNVLRAKIATSFGKPRGVFRLTRDNWFAVMGERSPDSLWGIGSRTVKKLDDMGIRTVRELARAPVDAMAARFGPKTGPWLVGLGAGAGSTEVSAEPWVARSRSRETTFQHNVGDWSAVAECVRDLAARAVDDVRGEGRAGVRVALKIRYAPFVTHTASVALPSPTTDLTAVTDAAVGLLDRFDHDRAVRLVGVRVEMTPPENRQSR
- a CDS encoding ABC transporter ATP-binding protein — protein: MTRTRGPLRPPEAAAAAVFGTLTAVLSVVTGLIPVGVAQVLVALPVAFLAATGRFRAIVAATVAAGVVALVAGGPFAVASVVVLSGIGTLVGFAHRRWGNAAVLAVLAGSVPAGLLLAAVACGLLLLFDRTRILLLEALEASMRGTLRAFEAAGAGEQFVDTWERTLEIMVRLWWVWIGGAVLVGTVGTALLCFGIFRVVALRSTWATRSVDWPEQDPTADPAPLPVALRLVGYRYPGTDRDALSDIDLTIGPGEFVAIVGANGSGKSTLVRLLAGLEPTVGLIDRPGSVGPGRPGGTAMILQHPESQVLGRTVVEDLQWGIADVDVDDLLARVGLAGMADRATEDLSGGQLQRLALAGALARRPALLIADEITAMVDADSRAELIRLLADVARDGTAVVLVTHLDDEARAADRIVHIADGRIVPRVAAPPPPAPVPATVPSFPQPILELRDVTHTYAAGTPWAHTALRDVSLTICRGEGVLVVGENGSGKSTLAWIVAGLTRPTRGTAVLHDTPTADLHGEVGMVFQQARLQLQRPTVAQEISEVAGLPHTDRGYVTAVLHRVGLRPELIDRPIDRLSGGEMRRVAIAAQLARTPRVLVLDEPLAGLDLRGRREVVSILAHLRAVEHVTVVVISHDLHGMEEVCSRTVVLEDGRIVEQTGAVIA
- a CDS encoding energy-coupling factor transporter transmembrane component T family protein; this translates as MSRTRTRQRRPIILLRPVPRETPLHRVWAGTKVLSAAALSVAVSFAPSWTGLGILLSVLVVGVLVARIPRGVVPTIPWWVFAVLAIGLVLNAAGGGLTAYVRTILLGVGLLVLASLVGWTTRLSDLVDALPVLFAPLRLLRLPVDEWVTVCALALRMLPTVRAEMRVLFAARKVRGRPGIRDPAGWWQEVADSVGAVVSVSMRQVRDLGDALSVRGPRSATRRPLRLRLGDVVTVLVVAGACTAITVWG